The Rhododendron vialii isolate Sample 1 chromosome 8a, ASM3025357v1 genome has a window encoding:
- the LOC131336402 gene encoding uncharacterized protein LOC131336402 isoform X1 has translation MCDSTLVCSSLSLGDSTTKRAASSIAGSCNSETKSNNPDESRNDHSFCFQAKDFRVDAITLKLSSKTSGGYIYRLQLEKDVQRLQQQLQEEMELHAILENAIENNAVIPPGVSHLPAHALELLSSISILESAILKLEEEFISLHFQVSQERNERRLTEYRWRHSSQTFFVFSDVVKASQTVVEMDTKFCQPLDVDELSTDVRPKDLWDNPNRLSEEMVRCMKNIFISLADSTARLKSSASESQYSSLSPCGHLSNSSMLSLSERSRMSSGVQSPQLNKQCNPEVLATENTFDPYRVGCKLSWGDIGSYRLATEVSWMSVGRKQLEYAAGALRRFRTLVEQLARVNPIYLSGNEKLAFWINLYNALIMHAYLAYGVPRSELKLFSLMQKAAYTIGGHSLSAAAIEYVILKMKPPAHRPQIALLLALHKLKVLEEQRKYAIDSSEPLVAFALSCGLYSSPAIRIYTASNVREELHEAQRDFIRASVGVSSKGRLLVPKMLHCFSKSFVDDADLAVWISHYLPPHQAAFVEQCISKRRQSLLSSRNCGILPFDSRFRYLFLPEQM, from the exons ATGTGTGACTCAACACTTGTGTGCTCGTCTCTGAGTTT GGGTGACAGTACTACCAAACGTGCTGCCTCTTCTATTGCTGGTTCTTGTAATTCAGAAACCAAGTCAAATAACCCAGATGAAAGTCGCAATGATCACTCCTTCTGT TTTCAGGCGAAGGATTTTCGTGTTGATGCTATAACTCTCAAATTATCCTCAAAAACCAGTGGTGGTTATATCTATAGATTGCAACTTGAGAAGGAC GTGCAAAGATTACAACAGCAACTGCAAGAAGAAATGGAACTGCATGCTATTCTGGAAAATGCTATTGAAAATAATGCCGTAATACCACCTGGTGTATCACACCTTCCTGCTCAT GCTCTGGAGTTATTATCCAGTATTTCAATATTGGAGTCTgcaattttaaaacttgaagaAGAGTTTATCTCTTTGCATTTCCAAGTAAGTCAGGAAAGAAATGAACGAAGACTTACAGAATATCGCTGGAGGCATTCTTCCCagacattttttgttttctctgatGTTGTGAAAGCATCG CAGACTGTTGTGGAAATGGACACCAAATTTTGCCAGCCTCTTGATGTTGATGAGCTTAGTACAGATGTGCGACCTAAAGATCTGTGGGATAATCCTAATCGACTATCAGAGGAAATGGTTCGGTGCATGAAAAATATATTCATCTCTCTAGCTGATTCTACTGCACGATTGAAGTCATCGGCATCAGAGTCCCAATATTCATCTCTGTCTCCATGTGGACATCTTTCCAATTCATCAATGTTGTCATTATCTGAACGTTCACGAATGTCATCAGGGGTGCAGAGTCCACAACTTAATAAACAGTGTAATCCCGAGGTGTTGGCCACGGAGAACACTTTTGATCCGTACAGAGTGGGCTGTAAATTAAGTTGGGGAGATATTGGAAGCTATAGATTGGCAACTGAAGTTTCATGGATGTCAGTTGGGAGGAAGCAGCTTGAATATGCTGCAGGGGCTCTTCGTCGGTTCAG AACACTGGTTGAGCAACTGGCAAGAGTGAATCCCATCTACTTGAGCGGCAATGAGAAGTTGGCTTTCTGGATCAATTTATACAATGCACTAATAATGCAT GCATATTTGGCATATGGAGTCCCAAGAAGTGAATTGAAGCTCTTTTCTTTGATGCAGAAG GCAGCATACACCATTGGGGGGCATTCTCTTAGTGCGGCTGCAATCGAGTATGTGATTTTGAAGATGAAACCACCAGCCCATAGGCCACAGATT GCTTTGCTTCTTGCTCTTCATAAGCTAAAGGTATTGGAAGAGCAACGGAAGTATGCTATTGATTCATCTGAACCTCTTGTGGCTTTTGCTCTCAGCTGTGGACTGTACTCATCACCTGCA ATAAGGATTTATACAGCTAGTAATGTGAGAGAAGAGCTGCATGAAGCTCAGCGTGATTTTATTCGAGCTTCAGTTGGGGTAAGCAGCAAGGGAAGGCTATTGGTACCCAAAATGCTTCACTGCTTCTCCAAAAGCTTTGTAGATGACGCAGACTTAGCTGTATGGATATCACATTACCTTCCACCTCATCAGGCTGCCTTCGTTGAACAATGCATATCAAAGAGGCGACAAAGCCTCCTTAGTTCACGCAATTGTGGAATTCTTCCATTTGATTCACGATTCCGTTATCTGTTTCTTCCAGAACAAATGTAA